From the genome of Variovorax sp. RA8, one region includes:
- the thrS gene encoding threonine--tRNA ligase has product MIQITLPDNSRREFPGPVSVADVAKSIGPGLAKMTVAGKVDGRLVDASDLIEQDAKLQIITPKDEEGLEIIRHSTAHLVGHAVKQLFPTAKMVIGPVIEEGFYYDISYERPFTPEDMEAIEARMRELIAQDYDVVKKMTPRDEVIEVFKSRGEDYKLRLVEDMPDEKAMGLYYHQEYVDMCRGPHVPNTRFLKVFKLTKLAGAYWRGDAHNEQLQRVYGTAWADKKQLDDYIRRIEEAEKRDHRRLGKELDLFHIDEVAPGVVFWHPKGWAIWQQVEQYMRKVYRDTGYQEVKGPQILDKSLWEKTGHWQNYRENMFTTESEKRDYALKPMNCPGHVLIFKSDLRSYRDLPIRYGEFGQCHRNEPSGGLHGIMRVRGFTQDDGHIFCTEDHILEECVAYTGQLLKVYADFGFKDILYKVATRPDNRIGSDELWDKAESALMEALRRSGVEFVISPGEGAFYGPKIEYTLRDAIGRHWQCGTMQVDFNMAERLGAEYVTESSGRAHPVMLHRAIVGSLERFIGMLIEHHSGALPAWLAPVQVAVLNISEGQADYASQVAKTLLNQGLRVLLDLHNEKITYKIRKHSLQKLPYILVVGDKEKEAGAVAVRARGNLDLGAMSVEAFSQKIAHDIQHKL; this is encoded by the coding sequence ATGATCCAGATCACGCTTCCCGACAACTCGCGCCGCGAGTTCCCCGGCCCGGTTTCGGTGGCCGACGTTGCCAAGTCCATCGGCCCTGGCCTGGCGAAGATGACGGTGGCCGGCAAAGTCGATGGCCGGCTCGTCGACGCGAGCGACCTGATCGAACAGGACGCCAAGCTGCAGATCATCACGCCCAAGGACGAGGAAGGTCTAGAGATCATCCGCCACTCCACGGCGCATCTGGTCGGCCATGCCGTCAAGCAGCTCTTTCCGACGGCCAAGATGGTGATCGGCCCGGTGATCGAGGAGGGCTTTTACTACGACATCTCGTATGAGCGCCCCTTCACGCCCGAGGACATGGAGGCGATCGAGGCGCGCATGCGCGAGCTGATCGCGCAGGACTACGACGTGGTCAAGAAGATGACGCCGCGCGACGAAGTCATCGAGGTCTTCAAGTCCCGCGGCGAGGACTACAAGCTGCGACTGGTCGAGGACATGCCCGACGAGAAGGCGATGGGCCTGTATTACCACCAGGAATACGTCGACATGTGCCGCGGCCCGCATGTTCCGAACACGCGCTTTCTCAAGGTCTTCAAGCTGACGAAGCTGGCTGGCGCCTATTGGCGCGGCGACGCTCACAATGAGCAACTGCAGCGTGTTTACGGCACGGCATGGGCCGACAAGAAGCAGCTCGACGACTATATCCGGCGCATCGAAGAGGCCGAAAAGCGCGACCACCGCCGGCTCGGCAAGGAGTTGGACCTGTTCCACATCGACGAGGTGGCGCCGGGCGTGGTGTTCTGGCATCCCAAGGGGTGGGCCATCTGGCAGCAGGTCGAGCAGTACATGCGAAAGGTGTACCGTGACACGGGCTACCAGGAGGTGAAGGGGCCACAGATCCTCGACAAGAGCCTGTGGGAGAAGACGGGCCACTGGCAGAACTACCGCGAGAACATGTTCACGACGGAGTCGGAGAAGCGCGACTACGCGCTCAAGCCCATGAACTGCCCGGGCCATGTGCTGATCTTCAAGAGCGACCTGCGCAGCTACCGTGACCTGCCGATCCGCTATGGCGAATTCGGGCAGTGCCATCGCAACGAACCCTCGGGCGGCCTGCACGGCATCATGCGGGTGCGTGGCTTCACGCAGGACGACGGCCACATCTTCTGCACGGAAGACCATATCCTTGAGGAGTGCGTGGCCTACACGGGCCAACTGCTCAAGGTGTATGCCGATTTCGGCTTCAAGGACATTCTCTACAAGGTGGCGACGCGGCCCGACAACCGCATCGGCTCCGATGAGCTCTGGGACAAGGCCGAGAGCGCACTGATGGAGGCGCTGCGCCGCTCGGGCGTGGAGTTCGTCATCTCGCCGGGCGAAGGCGCCTTCTATGGTCCCAAGATCGAGTACACGCTGCGCGACGCCATCGGCCGCCACTGGCAATGCGGGACGATGCAGGTGGACTTCAACATGGCCGAGCGCCTGGGTGCCGAGTACGTGACGGAGTCGAGCGGCAGGGCGCATCCGGTGATGCTGCATCGGGCCATCGTCGGAAGTCTGGAACGCTTCATCGGCATGCTGATCGAACACCATTCGGGCGCGCTGCCCGCCTGGCTGGCGCCGGTACAGGTTGCGGTGCTCAACATCAGCGAAGGGCAGGCTGACTACGCATCTCAAGTTGCGAAAACGCTGCTAAATCAAGGGCTTAGAGTTTTGCTCGATCTGCACAACGAGAAGATTACGTATAAAATACGGAAGCATTCGTTGCAAAAGCTTCCTTACATCCTTGTCGTCGGCGACAAGGAAAAGGAAGCAGGTGCCGTCGCGGTGCGCGCCCGGGGCAATCTTGATCTCGGTGCCATGTCGGTGGAAGCGTTCTCTCAAAAGATCGCTCACGACATTCAACACAAGCTTTGA
- a CDS encoding putative quinol monooxygenase — protein sequence MIKYALFARLEAKPGKEAEVQQFLEAGLAMARDEKTTPIWFALRLSPTTFGVFDAFEDEAGRQAHLNGPIAQALMAKAPELFAKPPAIEPIEVLGLKNAALAS from the coding sequence ATGATCAAGTACGCATTGTTCGCCCGCCTCGAAGCTAAGCCGGGCAAGGAAGCCGAGGTGCAGCAGTTCCTCGAGGCGGGCCTGGCGATGGCGCGCGACGAGAAGACCACGCCGATCTGGTTCGCCCTGCGTCTGTCGCCGACCACCTTCGGCGTCTTCGATGCCTTCGAGGACGAGGCCGGTCGCCAGGCGCATCTGAACGGCCCGATCGCCCAGGCCCTCATGGCCAAGGCGCCCGAACTGTTCGCCAAGCCGCCGGCCATCGAACCGATCGAGGTGCTGGGCCTCAAGAACGCCGCGCTCGCATCTTGA
- a CDS encoding GlxA family transcriptional regulator → MKVNLLALDGVFDTGLATVQDVFSTANELAGMLGVDIPPFELRVTGVRRRVHTSHRLRVPIVCAPDAGQPDWIVVPAIGEKMPEGLQTALRRRDVAEAAATLRAQAGQGVRIAAACIGTFVLAESGLLDQRQATTTWWLASLFRQRYPAVKLDESRMLVSSGPFVTAGAALSHIDMALLLVRQASPELAATVAKYLIVDSRSSQSAYVITDHLTHSDPLVQRFERWARGRLADGFSLDAAAVAAGTSKRTLARRIQQVLGKTPLSYFQDLRVERAVHLLKTSDKSLEQIASLVGYAEGVTLRALLRQRLGRGVRELRMVD, encoded by the coding sequence ATGAAGGTCAACCTGCTCGCGCTCGACGGCGTGTTCGACACAGGCCTGGCCACGGTGCAGGACGTCTTCAGTACGGCCAACGAGCTCGCCGGCATGCTGGGCGTCGACATTCCGCCCTTCGAGCTCCGAGTCACGGGCGTTCGCAGAAGGGTTCACACCTCGCATCGCCTGCGCGTGCCGATCGTCTGCGCACCCGATGCAGGCCAGCCCGATTGGATCGTCGTGCCAGCCATCGGCGAAAAGATGCCCGAAGGTCTGCAGACCGCACTGCGGCGGCGCGACGTCGCGGAGGCCGCAGCCACGCTGCGCGCCCAGGCCGGCCAGGGCGTCCGCATCGCGGCCGCCTGCATCGGCACCTTCGTGCTGGCGGAGTCGGGCCTGCTCGACCAGCGGCAGGCCACCACCACCTGGTGGCTCGCTTCGCTGTTCCGCCAGCGCTATCCGGCCGTGAAGCTCGATGAGTCACGGATGTTGGTGAGCTCGGGCCCCTTCGTCACCGCCGGCGCGGCGCTGAGCCATATCGACATGGCGCTGCTGCTGGTGCGCCAGGCCAGCCCCGAGCTCGCGGCCACAGTGGCCAAATACCTGATCGTCGACTCGCGTTCCTCGCAGTCCGCTTACGTCATCACCGACCACCTCACCCACTCCGACCCCCTGGTCCAGCGCTTCGAACGCTGGGCGCGTGGCCGGCTGGCCGACGGCTTCTCGCTCGACGCCGCCGCCGTGGCGGCCGGTACCAGCAAGCGTACGCTGGCACGGCGCATACAGCAGGTGCTGGGCAAGACGCCGTTGTCCTATTTCCAGGATCTGCGCGTGGAGCGCGCCGTGCATCTGCTGAAGACAAGCGACAAGAGCCTCGAACAGATCGCCAGCCTGGTCGGCTATGCCGAGGGCGTGACGCTGCGCGCCTTGCTGCGGCAGCGGCTGGGCCGCGGGGTTCGCGAGCTGCGCATGGTCGACTGA
- the aceA gene encoding isocitrate lyase: MPQTITEQLSREQQIAALEKEWATNPRWKGIKRGYSAADVVRLRGSFPIEYTIARRGAEKLWDLVNNEPYVNCLGALTGGQAMQQVKAGIKAIYLSGWQVAADNNSYAAMYPDQSLYPVDSVPTVVERINNTFRRADEIQWSKGTNPGDKGYVDYFAPIVADAEAGFGGVLNGFELMKAMIKAGAGGVHFEDQLASVKKCGHMGGKVLVPTTEAVQKLIAARMAADVCGTPTLVIARTDAEAADLLTSDYDENDKPFLTGERTAEGFYKTKKGIDQAISRAIAYAHYADLVWCETGTPDLEFARKFAEAVHKVHPGKMLAYNCSPSFNWKKNLDDATIAKFQRELGAMGYKYQFITLAGIHSMWFNMFDLAQDYVQRGMSAYVEKVQEPEFAARDRGYTFVSHQQEVGTGYFDEVTTVIQGGKSSVTALTGSTEEEQFH; this comes from the coding sequence ATGCCTCAAACCATCACCGAACAATTGAGCCGCGAACAGCAGATCGCTGCCCTCGAAAAAGAGTGGGCGACCAACCCGCGCTGGAAGGGCATCAAGCGCGGCTACAGCGCGGCCGACGTGGTGCGCCTGCGCGGCTCCTTCCCGATCGAGTACACGATCGCGCGCCGCGGCGCCGAGAAGCTGTGGGACCTGGTGAACAACGAGCCCTACGTGAACTGCCTGGGGGCGCTCACTGGCGGCCAGGCCATGCAGCAGGTCAAGGCCGGGATCAAGGCGATCTACTTGTCCGGCTGGCAAGTCGCGGCCGACAACAACAGCTACGCCGCCATGTACCCCGACCAGTCGCTCTACCCCGTGGACTCGGTGCCGACGGTGGTCGAGCGCATCAACAACACCTTCCGCCGCGCCGACGAGATCCAGTGGTCCAAGGGCACCAACCCCGGCGACAAGGGCTATGTCGACTACTTCGCGCCCATCGTGGCCGATGCGGAAGCGGGCTTCGGCGGCGTGCTGAACGGCTTCGAACTGATGAAGGCCATGATCAAGGCCGGCGCCGGCGGCGTGCACTTCGAAGACCAGCTCGCCTCGGTCAAGAAGTGCGGCCACATGGGCGGCAAGGTGCTGGTGCCGACCACCGAAGCGGTGCAGAAGCTGATCGCCGCGCGCATGGCGGCCGACGTCTGCGGTACGCCGACGCTGGTGATCGCGCGCACCGATGCCGAGGCGGCAGACCTGCTGACCAGCGACTACGACGAGAACGACAAGCCCTTCCTCACCGGCGAGCGCACGGCCGAGGGCTTCTATAAGACGAAGAAGGGCATCGACCAGGCCATCTCGCGCGCGATCGCCTACGCTCACTACGCGGACCTGGTGTGGTGCGAAACCGGTACGCCGGACCTTGAGTTCGCGCGCAAGTTCGCCGAGGCCGTGCACAAGGTGCATCCGGGCAAGATGCTGGCCTACAACTGCTCGCCGTCTTTCAACTGGAAGAAGAATCTCGACGACGCCACCATCGCCAAGTTCCAGAGGGAGCTGGGCGCCATGGGCTACAAGTACCAGTTCATCACGCTGGCCGGCATCCATTCGATGTGGTTCAACATGTTCGACTTGGCGCAGGACTACGTTCAGCGCGGGATGTCAGCCTATGTCGAGAAGGTGCAGGAACCCGAGTTCGCGGCGCGCGATCGCGGCTACACCTTCGTGTCGCACCAGCAGGAAGTCGGCACCGGCTACTTCGACGAGGTGACCACGGTGATCCAGGGCGGCAAGTCGAGCGTCACGGCGCTGACCGGCTCCACCGAGGAAGAGCAATTCCATTGA
- a CDS encoding gamma-glutamylcyclotransferase family protein, with amino-acid sequence MMMPHSPSQPRHVFVYGTLRRGGRNDIARFRPVPRYVADARIQGTLYDLGSYPGAVLGGSGLLVGEVYAIAPSLEAQLDQLEEVRPDGSGEYIKREVRVQAGTTELLCLVYEIHPDRIAGRGVIPSGNWFDRAARFS; translated from the coding sequence ATGATGATGCCCCATTCCCCCTCCCAGCCCCGCCATGTGTTCGTCTACGGTACCTTGCGGCGCGGCGGGCGCAACGACATTGCACGCTTCCGGCCGGTGCCGCGCTACGTGGCCGACGCGCGCATCCAAGGCACGCTGTACGACCTGGGCAGCTATCCGGGCGCGGTGCTCGGCGGCAGCGGCCTGCTGGTCGGCGAGGTCTACGCCATCGCGCCATCCCTCGAGGCGCAGCTCGACCAGCTCGAGGAGGTGCGGCCCGACGGCAGCGGCGAGTACATCAAGCGGGAGGTTCGGGTGCAGGCGGGCACGACGGAACTCCTTTGCCTGGTGTACGAGATACATCCGGACCGTATCGCAGGCCGGGGTGTGATCCCATCGGGCAACTGGTTTGACCGGGCAGCCCGGTTTTCATGA